The following proteins come from a genomic window of Paenibacillus sp. CAA11:
- a CDS encoding DUF4261 domain-containing protein yields the protein MHEEFENSQMEQCAKEAEDYGFAPVYIAELMYKQKPEIDYTELFAKIEQYTGRTQTAADLEDHEGGAAEPVANTAVWTPNEEEEEASGLMHFFHLNHRVQYEEGELPAQTSIMPASRRPDPAQYAAALQQAWHWPEAQTVLEQCESSLILTDLCAGGLPYQERLELFMGVLRALVETAPCEAIYWRSSDKLVEPAALLQALEEGQTLYGALSIRLYNVPSQEEERQEMVMDSCGLAALGIPDVQCHFYNMNPNSVAGLLMDIAYYLYNQGDIISDGETVGADESQRWVCEHQYSLASPRRVVLDLNPGEGYYAGGPRT from the coding sequence ATGCATGAAGAGTTTGAAAATAGCCAAATGGAGCAGTGCGCTAAAGAGGCCGAAGATTATGGATTCGCGCCGGTCTATATAGCCGAGCTGATGTACAAGCAGAAACCGGAGATCGATTATACAGAGCTGTTCGCCAAGATCGAGCAATATACCGGACGGACGCAAACGGCGGCCGATCTTGAAGACCATGAAGGGGGAGCTGCCGAGCCGGTGGCAAATACGGCGGTATGGACGCCGAATGAGGAAGAAGAGGAAGCATCCGGCCTTATGCATTTCTTCCATCTGAACCATAGGGTTCAATATGAGGAAGGGGAGCTGCCTGCGCAAACCTCTATCATGCCCGCTTCCCGCAGGCCCGACCCTGCTCAATATGCAGCAGCTCTTCAGCAGGCATGGCATTGGCCTGAGGCGCAAACGGTGCTTGAACAGTGCGAGAGCTCCCTGATTCTTACTGATTTATGTGCAGGAGGGCTGCCTTATCAAGAGCGTTTGGAGCTCTTTATGGGCGTGCTCCGAGCATTGGTAGAGACAGCACCTTGTGAAGCCATTTATTGGCGCTCCAGTGACAAGCTTGTAGAGCCGGCGGCCCTGCTCCAGGCTTTGGAAGAAGGTCAGACCTTGTATGGGGCCTTGAGTATTCGGCTGTATAATGTGCCTTCACAGGAGGAAGAACGCCAGGAGATGGTCATGGACAGCTGCGGGCTTGCAGCGTTGGGGATTCCTGATGTTCAGTGTCACTTTTATAATATGAACCCCAACAGCGTGGCAGGGCTTCTGATGGATATTGCTTATTATCTGTATAACCAGGGGGATATTATATCGGATGGAGAGACGGTTGGAGCGGATGAGTCTCAGCGCTGGGTCTGCGAGCACCAGTATTCTCTCGCTTCGCCCCGCCGGGTCGTTCTGGATTTGAATCCTGGGGAAGGCTATTATGCAGGTGGGCCAAGAACTTAA
- the lspA gene encoding signal peptidase II: protein MKETSLSMLFYILTLLVIAIDQLAKLWVRLHLEIGESIPIWDGVLDFTRYENRGIAFSLLQGYGRLFVPVAIAVIAALIYCRRQGMLHSLLGQIGAALLAGGAAGNALDRLLFSQVTDFISFRSSSGILNLADYFIHAGLLLLIVHLFLPEKKRT, encoded by the coding sequence ATGAAGGAGACATCGCTATCCATGCTATTCTATATTCTTACTCTGCTGGTCATCGCGATAGATCAGCTTGCCAAGCTGTGGGTCCGTCTTCATTTGGAGATTGGGGAATCTATCCCGATATGGGACGGTGTCCTTGATTTTACCCGGTATGAGAATCGGGGGATTGCCTTCAGTCTTCTTCAAGGCTACGGGCGGTTGTTCGTGCCGGTGGCCATCGCGGTAATCGCGGCGTTGATCTATTGCCGAAGACAGGGCATGCTCCATTCTCTGCTCGGCCAGATCGGTGCAGCGCTGCTGGCGGGAGGAGCTGCCGGGAATGCCCTGGACCGGCTGCTCTTTAGCCAGGTTACCGACTTTATTTCCTTTCGCTCCTCCAGCGGAATTCTGAATCTTGCCGATTACTTCATCCATGCAGGACTTCTGCTTCTGATCGTTCACCTGTTCCTCCC